GGGCTACGCGGAACTGGGCAAGCAGAACAACCCCGAGGCCGAGTGGGTCGACGCCATCGAGAATCACATCTCGGGGCTGATCGACCTGAGCGAGAAGGCCCGCCAGCTCGAACAGGCGCTGGACAGCGAACACGTCGAATCCCGCCGGCTCGACGCCGTCGACGTGATCGAGACCGTCGTCGACGAGTGCGAGGCCGACCGGCCGGACGTGAGCATCGAGACCGACCTCCCGGAGTGCGCACACGTCTCGGCCATCGAATTCTTCGCCGACGCCGTGGAGAACGCCGTGGAGAACGCCATCGAACACAACGACAACCCGGAGCCGCTGATCGAGGTCGCCGTCTCCGCGTGGGTCGAAGACGACGCGGTCGCCATCGAGATCGTCGACAACGGGCCGGGCATCCACGAGGAGGAGCGCGCCGTCCTCTTGCGCGGTCGGGAGACCCAGCTCCAGCACATCAGCGGCCTCGGCCTCTGGATCATCAACTGGATCGTCACGGAGTCCGGTGGCACCGTCCAGTTCGAGGAGAACGACCCGCGGGGGTCGATCGTGACGATCCGGCTCCCGGAAGCCGACGGCGAACCGGACGAACAGGAGGCCGCCGAGGCCCTCGGCGAAAGAGCCGGCAGTGACGGGACGGAGCGGGACGCCGACGACGCAGGCCCCGCGGTCGGCTCGCAGGCCCAGGACGCACACAGCTGATACTATTCGACTGAGACTGTGTCGAGAGGCGACGGCGAGAACGAAGCGCAGTCGGGACCCCGGAACCGACGGTGACGGATCTCGACCTGACTGGGGTCGAGTTCCGCCTCAGTCGTCGCTCAGCACGCTGTCGGCGACGGGCTGGCCGGTGTCGTCGGTCGGGGCCTCGGCGGCCGACTGGTTGCGGAGTTTCGCCACCACGTCGGAGGCGAAGATGGCCGTCCCGAGGATGATCAGCGTGTCACCCGGGAGGCGTGCCCAGAACAGCGTCTGGATCAGTTCGCTGTTGTAGAAGGCCAGACTCCGGCCGGCGTCGTAGCTCGCCGTGAAGATCGCTTCCAGCTGGAGGAAGCCCACGGGGAGGACGGAGACGAACACCATCAGCGCCAGGCCGATGTTCCACAGCCAGAACGACCAGCGCAGTCGGCGGCCGGACCAGGCCGAACTCCGGGTGGTGAGCCGGAGCATGTAGACGGCCATGCCGATGGCGAGGAAACCGAACGCGCCGAACATCGCCGCGTGGGCGTGGCCGACGGTGAGGTAGGTGCCGTGTTCGTAGTAGTTGATCAGCGGGAGGTTGATGAAGAAGCCCAGCACCCCGGCCCCGACGAAGTTCCACACCCCGCTCGCGACGATGAACATGAACGGGAGCGTGTAGGGGAACCCCTCGCCGGAGGTGACCATGACGCGGTACTGGCCCAGCGCCTCGTAGAGGATGAACACGAGCGGGATGAGTTCGAGCGTCGAGAAGGCGCTGCCGACCGGGACCCAGATGTCGGGCTGGCCGACCCACCAGTAATGGTGGGAGACGCCGATGACGCCCGTCCCCATCACGAACAGGGCCTGGAACATGACCGCCTTCTCGGCGCTCTTTTTCTCCAGCAGGTTCATGCTCACCAGCACGAGGCCGACGATGGCGACGATGAAGAACTCGAAGGCCCCCTCGACCCACATGTGGACGACCCACCAGCGCCAGAACTCCGTGACGACGATGTTGGTCTGGGGGGTGTAGAACATCCCGGCGGTGAAGAGCAGGGCGATCGAGCCGCCGGCGTAGAGGATCATGTGAGCCAGTCCGAAGGGCTGTTCGCGGCGCAGGAGCGGGCGGAACCCGCGCCAGACCAGCGCCGCCCAGATGCCGAAGCCGGCGAGCAGACCGACCTGCCAGAGCCGGCCGACCTCGAGGTATTCGAGCCCCTCGTTGCCGACGATCCACCAGAGTGCGCCGTCGATGTATCCCTGTGCGCCGAGCCAGATGCCCGCGAGGCCGCCGACGGCGACCACGACGAGCGCCACGAGCAGGCCGTTGACGTAGCGGGCCTGGTTGTCCGGCTCGTAGCCGGTCAGCAGGGCCGGCAGGAAGATGCCGGCCCCGAGCCACAGCGTCGCGATCCAGAGGATCCCCAGGTCGATGTGCCAGGTCTTGGCCAGCGCGAAGGGGAGCCACTGGAGGATCTCGAAGCCGAAGAGCTCACCGAGACCGAAGAAGGCGTCGCGCTCGATGTAGAAGTGCGCCAGTAACCCGCCCAGTAACACCTGGGCCAGGAACAGCAGGGCCCCGATGGCGATAAACCGGGTCGCGGCGATCTGGCTGGGGAGGATCGTGATGTCGTCCGGATCGGGGATGGTGACCCCTTCAGTTTCGGGTTCGGTGAGGTCGACCGCCCGGTAGAGCCAGATGGCCCCGCCGGCACCGGCGACGAGCAACACCATGGCGATGACGCTCCAGGTCATCGCGCTGGCGGGCGGCTGGTTGCCCGCACCGGGGGCGTAGGGCCACTCGTTGGTGAAGGAGTTCTCACCGTTCGGGCGGTCGGTGTGGGCGACCCAGGCGGTCCACATGGCGAAGTCGGCGAACTGCCGGGCGCGCTCCTCGGAGTCGATCATGTCCGCGGGGACGCCGCGGTGGGGCTCGCCCTCGTGGTAGCGCTGGACGTACTCCCCGCGGACCTGCTCGTGGGCGTACAGTTCGGCCGCGGAGTACCGGACGACGTCGCTGCCGGACTCACTCTTTTCGAGTTCCGACTGCACCGTGGCGTTGACCGACGCCCGGTCGCCGGCGGAGAGGTTCGCGTAGGACGCGTTGTGTCTCTCCTGTGCGTAGTACTCACGCATGTGCCGGACCTTCAGGTCCAGCGCGTCGGCGGTGTAGTCGGGGCCGTAGTACGCGCCGTTCCCGAGGATCGACCCGTGATTCATCAGTCCGTCCGACTGGAAGACGGTCTTGCCCGTCTGGACCTGGTCTTTGGTCGTGATCTGCTCGCCGTCGGGACCGACGACTTCCTGCGGGATCGGCGGCGCGTTGGTGGTGGAGTACCACGCACCCGCGCCCATGACGACGAGGTTGAACACGAAGGCGACGACCAGTGCCATCGCGAGGTGCTTTCGCGTGACTTGCATACAGACGGTCGTCGTTCCAGCGGAGGTATGAAGGGTCGACGGCAGTCCAAGAATCTGCGAACCCGGGCGAACCCGTTCGGGAAAACAGGGACGACGGCGGGACTCCTCACGTCTCGCAGGCCCTGATTCTCGCGTCGCAATGGTGGTCCGTCAAAAACGGTCGTTTTCGAAAGCCCTAACGAAGGTTCGGTACTAAGGAAGGCCCAATGAGTCAGCAACTGCCGGACGTCCAGGCGACCAGTCCGGACGTGTCCGTCGGACTGAATCGCGTCGGGGTCACCGGCGTCGAGAAGCTCGTGAAGCTCGGCCGGGCCGACGACCGACCGATCGTCCTCATGGCCGAGTTCGACGTGTTCGTCGACCTGCCGTCCTGGCGGAAGGGTGCTGACATGTCCCGGAACATGGAGGTCATCGACGAGACCCTCGAGGCGGCGGTCGCCGAGGAGGTTCACCGCGTCGAGGACGTCTGCGGCGACGCCGCAGAGCGGCTGATCGACAAACACGAGTACACCACCAAGGCCGAAGTCACGATGGAGGCCGAGTACGTCACCCGCGAGCGGACGCCCGAGTCCGACCGGCCCACCCAGTCGACGGCCGACATCATCGCCTCCGCGACGGCCACCGACGAGGGAACCCACGAGGAGATCGGCGCTCGCGTCACCGGCATGACCGTCTGTCCCTGCTCGCAGGGCATGAGCACGTCCCGCGCCCGCGAGACCCTGCGCGGACTGGACGTTGAAGACGAGGTCATCGACGAGTTCCTCGAAGAAGTCCCCCAGCCGGGCCACTCACAGCGGGGTCACGCCACGCTGACCGTCGAGAGCGAGGGCGCGCCCGAGGCCGATCTCAACGACATCATCCGGATCGCCCGCGACTCGATGAGCGCCCGCATCTACAACCTCGCGAAGCGTCCCGACGAGGACCACATGACCTACGAGTCCCACAAGGACGCCAAGTTCGTCGAGGACTGCGTGCGCGCGATGGCCGAAGGGGTCGTCGAGGAGTTCCCGGATCTCCCCGACGACGCCATCGTGACGATGAAACAGTCCAACGACGAGTCGATCCACCAGCATAACGCCCACGCCGAGCGGGTGGCGGAACTCGCGGATCTGCGGACGGAAGTGAACGGAAACTAGCGTTCGCGCGAACGAAGTGAGCGCGATTCATGGACCGCGAGGCGGAGTCGAGTGGTCCGTTTTTTCGCCCACGTTTTTGCGCCGAGAGGTCGCCGGAGGCGACCCGAGGCGGAAAAAGGTGGAGTGCAACGCCCACGCCGAGCGGGTGGCGGAGCTGGCCGACCTGCGAGCAGAAGTCAACGGCGAGGAGTAGCATCCGCGGCGCGAAGCGCCGCGGTTCACCGGACGCGAGCCGACGGCTCGCGTCCGGCCTTTTTCGCCCACGTTTTTCGACGAGCGGTGGCCGGAGGCCACCCGAGGAGAAAAAGGTGGAGGTGCTAAAGGGTGAGCGGCTCCGCGTCCTCCCACCGGGGATCGAACTCCGAGCGGACGTTGGCGGCGAACTCACGATCCTTGAGGTCGATCACGGCGAAGGTCTCGTCGGCGTTGAGCGGGTGCGGGACCTCGATACACACCTCTGCGTTGTCGATGAGCTCGAAGGTGCCCGAGACGTTGGGCGAGGTGCGCACGGAGAACCGCTCGTGACGGGCCAGATGGGAGCGGTAGCGTTCGCCGACGCTCTCGGGCAGTTCGTTGACCAGTTCGGGGCGCATCAACAGAGAGACGTCGACGCCTCGATCGAGCGCGTTCCCGAGTTCCTCGACGATCAGGTCGCCGACGGTGTCCATGTCGAACTGCTGGGACGACGAGGAGGCGACCATGATGATCCGCTCGTCGGCGGCCGCCAGGCGCTCCACGAGGAGGTCGACGGTCTCGTCGGGGCCGACGGCGGCCGTCCAGAACGTCTCCTCGACGGGTTCGGCGCTCTCGAGTTCGCCGACGAGTTCGTCGACGATCCCCTCGTACTGCTGGGCCTTCTCCTCGAGTTCCCGCTTTTTGTCCTCCAGCAGCCTGTCCAGTGCGGTCTGGGGTTCGACGGCGACGTACTTTTTCGGCCGGCTCGCGCTCTGACTCCGGACGAGGTTGTAGGTCTCGATGCTGTTGAGAACGTCGTAGATGCGGCCCATCGGCACGTCGCTTACCCGGGACAACTCTTTGGCCGTTGTGGGCCCCGTCTTCAGCAACGCACGGTAGGCTCGGGCCTCGTACTCCGACAACCCGAGGTCTCTCAGACTTGCCATTGTGAGGCAGTCGAACGCCGGGGATATAAACGCACCGCAGGTTTACCGCAGTGGTTTATGAACCTGTCGCCAGTTCAGCCAGCCCGTCCGGCGTTTTCGCCGTCCCCGTAACTTCGCCGTCGTCGACGACTTCCGCGTCGCCGTCGAGGTCCTCTGCGGCCGGCACGACGACGGCCTCGTGGTCCGCGACCCGGAGCGCGGCGCGGTGGAGGTCGCTCCCGGCGGGCGCGCCGACGCGGAAGACCCGGAGCGACTGGAGCCGTGAGGCGACCGTGGCGTAACTGGCCACCTCGACGCCCATGCGCTCGGCCGCGCCGGCGAAGGCCGCGATCGCCTCGCGGGCCCGCTCGCAGTAGCGGTCCTCGCCCGTGAGCGCCGCCAGATCGACCAGCGCGTCGGCCAGTTCGACGTTCGTGTCGAGGGGGTAGAGCGGCTGATCCAGCAGGCCGGGGCCCTCGGCGGTCCCGTCGCGGAACGCACCATCGTCGTCCTGGAGTTCGTCGAGCGCGTAGTCGGCGACCGCCGTGGCCGCGTCGCCGTACTCGCCGGTGACCTGCCAGGCCGTCGTCAGGCCCTGCAGGACGCCGGTCTGGTCGGCGAGCAGTCCGGACTCGCCCGTCTCCTCGCCGGTGCGGTAGTGGGTCACTTCGCCGTCTTCGACCAGGTCGTCGAGGACGTGATCGAGCGCTCGCTCGGCGTACCGGCGGGCCGGTTCGTCGTCCGTGTACGCGTGGAGCGCGAGCAACGCGCCCGCGGCCATCCCGTTGCGGTCCGCCAGCACTGTCTCGTCGACGCTCGGCGGGTCGGCGGCCTCGCGGTCGGTCGGACTCATACGGTAGTACTCGTCGTCGCCGGCCTGACTGGCGGCGAAGGCGTCGCCGGTCCAGAGGTCCGTCGTGAGATACTCGACGGTCGACTCGGCGGTATCCCGATACGAGTCCTCGCCGGTGTAGCGGTACGCGCGGGCGAACGCCCGGACCAGCGCGGCGTTCTCGTCGAGCAGTTTCTCTCG
This Halorientalis sp. IM1011 DNA region includes the following protein-coding sequences:
- a CDS encoding nitric-oxide reductase large subunit codes for the protein MQVTRKHLAMALVVAFVFNLVVMGAGAWYSTTNAPPIPQEVVGPDGEQITTKDQVQTGKTVFQSDGLMNHGSILGNGAYYGPDYTADALDLKVRHMREYYAQERHNASYANLSAGDRASVNATVQSELEKSESGSDVVRYSAAELYAHEQVRGEYVQRYHEGEPHRGVPADMIDSEERARQFADFAMWTAWVAHTDRPNGENSFTNEWPYAPGAGNQPPASAMTWSVIAMVLLVAGAGGAIWLYRAVDLTEPETEGVTIPDPDDITILPSQIAATRFIAIGALLFLAQVLLGGLLAHFYIERDAFFGLGELFGFEILQWLPFALAKTWHIDLGILWIATLWLGAGIFLPALLTGYEPDNQARYVNGLLVALVVVAVGGLAGIWLGAQGYIDGALWWIVGNEGLEYLEVGRLWQVGLLAGFGIWAALVWRGFRPLLRREQPFGLAHMILYAGGSIALLFTAGMFYTPQTNIVVTEFWRWWVVHMWVEGAFEFFIVAIVGLVLVSMNLLEKKSAEKAVMFQALFVMGTGVIGVSHHYWWVGQPDIWVPVGSAFSTLELIPLVFILYEALGQYRVMVTSGEGFPYTLPFMFIVASGVWNFVGAGVLGFFINLPLINYYEHGTYLTVGHAHAAMFGAFGFLAIGMAVYMLRLTTRSSAWSGRRLRWSFWLWNIGLALMVFVSVLPVGFLQLEAIFTASYDAGRSLAFYNSELIQTLFWARLPGDTLIILGTAIFASDVVAKLRNQSAAEAPTDDTGQPVADSVLSDD
- the mptA gene encoding GTP cyclohydrolase MptA, whose amino-acid sequence is MSQQLPDVQATSPDVSVGLNRVGVTGVEKLVKLGRADDRPIVLMAEFDVFVDLPSWRKGADMSRNMEVIDETLEAAVAEEVHRVEDVCGDAAERLIDKHEYTTKAEVTMEAEYVTRERTPESDRPTQSTADIIASATATDEGTHEEIGARVTGMTVCPCSQGMSTSRARETLRGLDVEDEVIDEFLEEVPQPGHSQRGHATLTVESEGAPEADLNDIIRIARDSMSARIYNLAKRPDEDHMTYESHKDAKFVEDCVRAMAEGVVEEFPDLPDDAIVTMKQSNDESIHQHNAHAERVAELADLRTEVNGN
- a CDS encoding TrmB family transcriptional regulator, with the protein product MASLRDLGLSEYEARAYRALLKTGPTTAKELSRVSDVPMGRIYDVLNSIETYNLVRSQSASRPKKYVAVEPQTALDRLLEDKKRELEEKAQQYEGIVDELVGELESAEPVEETFWTAAVGPDETVDLLVERLAAADERIIMVASSSSQQFDMDTVGDLIVEELGNALDRGVDVSLLMRPELVNELPESVGERYRSHLARHERFSVRTSPNVSGTFELIDNAEVCIEVPHPLNADETFAVIDLKDREFAANVRSEFDPRWEDAEPLTL
- a CDS encoding DUF255 domain-containing protein; protein product: MDDSAARTNVEWREWGQDAFDEAARAKKPVLLSLSAPWCTHCHEMDATTYTEPRIAANINDGFVPVRVDVDRHPRIRERYNMGGFPSTVFCTPEGDILTGAGYLGVDGFREILDSVRRTWDGKGEEAGRVPRALRDGTPPSGEVRARIEEHMVEQLLGAFDDEFGGWGSDAKFPLPRTVEFALVRDRDQATRTLEAIQTHLLDTYDGGFYRFATGRDWSEPHREKLLDENAALVRAFARAYRYTGEDSYRDTAESTVEYLTTDLWTGDAFAASQAGDDEYYRMSPTDREAADPPSVDETVLADRNGMAAGALLALHAYTDDEPARRYAERALDHVLDDLVEDGEVTHYRTGEETGESGLLADQTGVLQGLTTAWQVTGEYGDAATAVADYALDELQDDDGAFRDGTAEGPGLLDQPLYPLDTNVELADALVDLAALTGEDRYCERAREAIAAFAGAAERMGVEVASYATVASRLQSLRVFRVGAPAGSDLHRAALRVADHEAVVVPAAEDLDGDAEVVDDGEVTGTAKTPDGLAELATGS